ACGGCTGCGCCGCGCTGGAAATGTCGGCCCAGCTCTGCTGCTTTACCCCCGGCGACGAAGTGGTCATGCCTTCGCACACCTTCACGGCCTCGGCCTATCCGTATGTCAAAAAAGGCGCGCGGCTGGTCTGGGCGGACGTGGACCTGCACACCCGCGTGGTCACGGTCGCCGACATTGAAAAAGCCCTCACGCCGCGCACAAAGGCCGTGGTGGTGGTGCACCTCTACGGCTACGTGGCGGATATGCCCGAAATCGCCGCCCTGTGCCGGGAACGTGGCCTCATCCTCATCGAGGACGCGGCCCAGGCCATCGGCACGGAAGTAGGCGGCAAAAAGGCCGGCAGTTTTGGCGACATGGCTGTGTTTTCCTTCCATTCACACAAAAACCTCACCACCCTGGGCGAAGGCGGCATGCTCTATGTTCGCGACCCCAAGCTGGCGGCCCTGGTGCCGGCCCTGCGCCACAACGGCCACTGCGCCTACGACTTTGCGCGCCCAGACTACTGGAAGCCGGCCATGGGCAATGTGGACATGCCCCTGCTGGACGGCCGCATGCTCCAGCCCAACAACTACTGCCTGGGCGAAGTGGAATGCGCCCTGGGGGCCAAACTGCTGGAACGCATCGACCAGATCAACGACGAAAAGCGCGCCAGGGCCCTGCGCTTTATCGACGGCCTGGCGGACTTTCCTGAGCTGGAATTCCACCGCGTGGACACCCGGCGGCACAACTACCACCTGCTGGCCGCCCGCATGACCACGGGGCCGGAAGCGCGCGACCGCTTCATCCGCGCCATGCACGACGACAAGGGCGTCAAATGCGTGGTGCAGTACATTCCCCTGGACCGCTATGACTACTACCGGCGTCAGGGCCTGGGCACGGCCCATTGTCCCAATGCCGACGCCTTTTTTGACAGCATGATTTCCTTCCCCTTCCAGCACTGGATGCCGGAGGAGGACTTCAACTACATGCTCGCCGCCAGCCGCGAGGTTCTCGCCGCGCTGCGCTGAAAAAGGTCTGCAGGGGCGGCGCGAGGCTTCCGCCCCTGCCCGCCCGTCAGACCCACAGGTTCCCCGTGAAAGAACGCTGCATCATCATTCCGGCCATCAAAAAGAACGCCGTCATCCCCGATCAGCTGGTCAAGCGACTGGCGGGCGTCACCCTGGTGGAGCGGGCCATCAACACGGCCCGCAGCGTGCTGCCCGGCACGGACATCGTGGTCCTTACCGACAGCCAGGAGATTGCACTCATCTGCGAACGCGCGGGCGTGGGCTTTCGCTGGAACCGCGACCTGCACTTCACCAGCCTGGACATTGTGGCCGAAATGCGCGGCCTGCTGGCAGAACTGGCCGCCGCCTACGAGCACGCCGTTATTTTGCGGGCCTCCTGCCCCCTGCTCACCTGGGTGGACGTGGAAGACGCCTGGAAAAAATACTGCCGCAGCGGCGCGGACAGCCTGGTCACGGTCAAGGAGATGCGCCAGCGCCTCTGGAACGTGCGCGGCGAAGGGCTGGAAAGCCTGCTCAGCCAGGATGCGGACCATCAGGGCGAACAGACGCTGGTGGTGGAAAGCCGCGCCCTGATCATCCTGCGCCTGGCCCTCCTGCGCGACAGCGCGGGCAGCGCCCCCCTGCGCTACGCGCGGGGCAGAATCGTGCCCTACTTCCTCAACGACCGGGGCATTGAAATCCAGGGCTATCAGGACTGGTGGATCTGCGAGCACCTGCTCCAGCGTCGGCACGTGGTCTTTGTGGTGGCGGGCTGGCCTGCCATCGGCATGGGGCACGTCTTTCGCGCCCTGATGCTGGCGCACGAGATCACCAACCACAAAATCACCTTTGTCTGCACCCGCGAAAGCGAACTGGCTGTGGAAAATATCGCCCGCCGCGACTACAAAATCGTCCGCCAGGGGCCTGAAGACCTGGCCGCAACCGTGCTGCGTCTGCGGCCGGACCTGGTGGTCAACGATATCCTCAACACCACCACGGCCTATATGGCCCGGCTCACGGCCGCCGGCGCGCGCTGCGTCAATTTTGAGGACGAGGGCCCCGGCGCGGACTGGGCCCGCCTGATTGTCAACGCCCTCTATGAAGACCGCCGCTCTACCGACCGCCTGCGCTGCGGGCCCGCCTATTTCTGTCTGCGGGACGAATTTCTGGCCGCCGCGCGCAATTCCTTTCGGCCACAGGTCAAAACCGTGCTCATTACCTTTGGCGGTACGGACCAGAACAACTGCTCCCGCCGGGTGCTGGACGTCATTGAGCCCATCTGCCGGGCTTACGGCATCACCATCCGCCTGGTGGCCGGACCAGGTTACGCCCACAAGCAAGGCATGGAGGCCCACTTGGCCGCCCTCAGAAATCCCCTGGTGGAGTTCACCTGGGCCACCAACGTCATGAGCCGCATGATGGAAGGCGCGGACCTGGCCATCTGTTCCGCGGGGCGCACGGTCTACGAGCTGGCCCACATGCGCGTGCCCGGCATGGTCCTGGCCCATCACGAACGCGAGGCCCGCCACACCTTTGCCCGTCCGCGCAACGGCTTCGCCTTCCTGGGCCTTATGGACCGGGTCAGCGACGCCAAAATCCGCAACGTCTTCCTGGCCATGCTCAAAACGCCCCGGCGCCAACGCTTCTGGAGCCGTCAAGACGCCCTGGATTTTACCGGCAACAAGGCCCGTGTAGTACGCCTTATGCTCGACCTGCTGGCCGAAGCCCCCGCCGCCGCGCCCACCCCCGCACCACAACCCTGAGGTCAGGCCATGTCCGCTCCCCACCCCCACGACAAGGTCGTCGCCATTGTTCAGGCCCGGCTGGGCTCCAGCCGTTTGCCCCTAAAGTCCCTGCTCTGCCTGCGTGACGTGCCCCTTATCGATTGGGTCGTCCGTCGTCTCAAAACCGCCGCCCGCCTGGATGGACTGGTGGTGGCCGTACCGGATACCCCCCTGGACCGCGTCCTGCTGGAGCACCTTCAGCGGCGCGGCGTGCCCTGCCTGGCCGGGCCGGAACAGGATGTGCTGGCCCGCTTCTGCCTGGCCGCCCGTCAGGCGGACGCCGGGCTGGTGGTGCGCGTCTGTGCGGATAACCCCCTTATCTGGGGCGAAGCCGTGGACCGCCTGGTGGACTTTTACCGCGCAGGCCGGTGGGACTACGCCTATAACCACATCCCCCGCAACAACCTCTGGCCCGACGGCCTCGGCGCGGAAATCCTCTCCCGCGAACTCCTGGACGCCCTGGACGCCCAGGCTCGCCAAACAGCCCAGCGCGAACACTGCCTCAACTACCTCTGGGACAATGCCGCCCGCTTCCGCCTGGGCACCTTCAACCCCACAGAACCGTGGCTGCAGCGCCCGGACCTCAAACTGGACGTGGACCAGCCCCAGGACTTTCAGCGCCTGGCACTGCTGCCCCTGCACCCCGATATGGACGCCCGCGCCATTGTGGACGCCTGTGACGGAGAACGTTAAGGAGCCCCTGCGGCAGTCCGCCGTTTACGGCGGGTCGTAACAGACTCTAAAGTTTTTTTGCAATTTGCCGACATAGCATGTGAGGACGGTACATGCCATGCCCGACACCACCACCGCACGTCTGCGCATTATGCTGCAAGGCTACGAACAGCAGCTTCTGGCAGCCCGCAGGCTGGCGCGGTTTCGGGTCCGACGGCGGCTGGCCGCGGGCGAGGATCCACGCGAACCCGATCCCCTGCCCAAACGGCACGCCACGGTGGAGCAAGTGGCCAGAGAACTGTACGATATGCTGCTTTACACGGGCAGCGACAACCCGGTGGTGGAAGACATCCGCCAGGAGTTGAGTCAGGAATTGGGCCGCGAAGTCCACTTCACCTACCCTCCGGACGGCAGTCTGTGCATTCTGGGCCAGGGGCCCGACGGCACAGGCGCCCTGACTCCAGAACAGCAGCGTGCCGCACGCCACGCCCTGTGGCGCATTACCCGCCGCCGTGTGGACAAGGGCGTGCTGCGCCCCGCCCCCGGCTTTTGTCCAGGGCATTCTGGAGCAGAGTAACGTTGAGAATATGTATTCTCAACGGTTACGGCACGCTCGTTCCGGCGCTTAACTGCGCAAATAAATTGCGCCTGCGCCTCCACGGCGGGCGTCTGCTTACGCAACCGCCAGGGCATTTCAACGTTGAAATACCCTAAAACCAACGACTGAATTTCCCGTGCGGCCTGTTTTCGACCGTGCCCGAGGGAGATACTTCATGAAAATAGACGCAAAAACATATACCCTTTTTGATCCCTATGCCGCCGGCAGCCTGGATAAAACCACCCAGGCCCGCACCGATGCCGCGGCCGCCGCTCCCCAGACCGAAGGCGGCGGCGATACGGTGAGCGTATCACAGGACGCCCTGCTCCTGACCGAAGCCCGCCGCACGGCCCAAAGCACACCCGACGTGCGCGCCGACAAGGTGGAAAGCCTGCGTCAGCAGGTGGCTGCAGGCACGTATGTTGTTGACAGTCGCCGCATTGCCGAAAGTCTGGTCCGCGAAGAACCAGGCCTGTTCCAACTGTAGCCAAACCTTGGGCCAGGTTCTGAAGCGCCTTGCGACGGAGGCCCCGTTTTTGCTTCGGCGCGGGGGCACAGACATCCCGGCCATGGCTCCAGCATAGCGGCCGTTTCTGTCAGCAGGCGCACAAAGCCCGCGCTGCCGCCGCATGACAGGGCGCTCACCTTGCGTTATGCTGCCCCTATGAGCGAACAGACCTTGGAACGGCGGGCCTTTGTAGCCTGCGGGCAGGTGCAGGGCGTGGGTTTTCGCCCCTTTGTCTATCGTCTGGCCCACGAAGAGGGACTCACGGGCAGCGTGGGCAATACCTCCGACGGCGTGCGCATGGAAGTGCAGGGCCCGGCCCAGGCCGTGGCCGCCTTTGGCCGCCGTCTGCACGACGAGCTCCCCCCCCTGGCCCGCCTCACCAACCTGCGCCAGGAAGCACTGCCCTTGCTGACAGGCGAAACCGCCTTCCGCATTGTGCCCAGCCAGGGGCACAGCGGCCACAGCGTGCTGGTCAGTCCGGATATGGGCCTCTGCGACCAATGCCTGGCCGATATGCGCGACCCCGCCAATCCGCGCTATGCCTACCCCTTCACCAACTGCACCAACTGCGGCCCGCGCTACACCATCACCCGCGCCATCCCCTATGACCGGGCCGTGACCAGCATGGCCTGCTTCCCGCTCTGCCCGCGTTGCGCCGCCGAATACGCCGACCCCCTGGACCGGCGCTTCCACGCCCAGCCCATAGCCTGCCCGGACTGCGGCCCCCGGCTCTGGTTTGTGACCCGGCCGGACAGGGAGGCCGGGCGCACGGCCCCGCCCCTGCTTGCCGGCCGGACCGCTGCGGCAGCCGCCCAGGCGGCCATCTGCGCCGCCGCGGATCTGCTCCAGGCCGGCGGGCTGCTGGCCCTCAAGGGCCTGGGCGGCTTTCAGTTGGCCTGCGACGCGCGTCAGGCGGAAGCGGTGCGCCGCTTGCGGCAACACAAACAACGCCCGCACAAGCCCCTGGCTCTCATGGTGGACAGCCTGGAAGCGGCCCGCAGCCTGTGCGCGCTGACGCCGGAACACGAAGCCCTGCTGCAAAGTCCGGAAAAGCCCATAGTGCTCTGCCCCCGCCGCGCCAACGCGGCCCTGCCGCCGGAAATAGCGCCGGACACCACGCAGGTGGGAATCATGCTGCCCTATACCCCTCTGCACGCCGTGCTTTTTGATCTGCTCACAGCCCGCACGGCCCAGCCGCCCGTTCTGGTCATGACCTCGGCCAACGCCAGCGGCGAACCCATCTGCCTGGGCAACCGCGAGGCCCTGGCCCGTTTGCCCCATCTGGCCGATGCCTGGCTGCTGCACGACAGGGATATTCTGGTGCGCGTGGACGACAGCGTGGTCACCCTGCAGCCGCAGGAGGAGGCCCCCCACGCCGCCCAACCGCTTTTTTACCGGCGGGCGCGGGGCTATGTGCCGCGTCCGGTCTTTCTGCCGCCCACGGAGGCGCCCGCCCCCTGTGTGCTGGGCGCGGGCGCGGAGCTCAAGGCCACGCTCTGCCTCACACGCGGACGGGAGGCCTTTGTGGGCCAGCACATCGGCGACCTGGAAAACCCCGCCACGCTGCATTTTTATGAAGAGGTGGCCGCCCATCTGGAGGCCCTGCTGGAGGTGCGCCCGGCGGCCCTGGTCTGCGACCTGCACCCCGATTTTCTCTCCACCCGCTACGCGCAGGAGCGCGCCGCGCGGGAAGGGCTGCCCCTCTGGCAACTGCAGCACCACGCAGCCCACGCCGCCGCCGTCCTGGCGGAAAACGGCCGCTGCGAACCGGCCCTGGCGCTCTGCCTGGACGGCACGGGCCTGGGAACGGACGGCACGGTCTGGGGCGGCGAACTGCTGCTTGTAGATTTGGGTGCGCCGCGCTGGCAGCGCCTGGGTCGCCTGGCCCCTTTTGCCTTGCCCGGCGGGGACGCCGCCGTGCGCGAGCCCTGGCGCATTGCCCTGGCCCTGGCCCGGCAAGCGGGCCTGACCGGGGCTGCCGCCCCCTGGGCAACGGAAGCGGGCGACGCCGCCCGCGCAGCGGTGCAGGAAATGCTGCGCCGCAAGGTCAACTGCCCGCTGACCTCCAGCTGTGGACGACTGTTCGACGCCGTAGCCGCAACACTGGGCCTGTGCGCGCGCACCACCTATGAGGGGCAGGCGGCCATTCGCCTGGAGGACGCCGCCCGCAGGGCCACCGACGTGGAAGCGCCCACAGCCGCAGCCCTGCGGGGGAAAGACGCCCAGCGCACGTCCTGCTGGCCCTGGGAGCCTGTGCGACGCGGCGAACTGTGGGAGCTGGACAGCGCGGCCCTGTTCGCCCAAACGGTCACGGCCCAGCAACGCGGCCTGCCTACGGGAGAAATCGCCGCCCGCTTTCACCTCAGCCTGGCCCACGGTCTGGCGGATCTAGCGGCCCAGGCCGCGCGGGAGCACGGCGTGAACCTGGTGGGCCTTTCCGGCGGGGTCATGCAGAACGCCCTGCTGGCCCGGCTGCTGCCGCTGACCTTGCGGGCGCGCGGCCTGACGCCCCTCACCCACCGCGAGCTGCCCCCCGGCGACGGCGGCCTTTCTTTGGGGCAGGCGGTGTGGGGCCGCCGCCTACTGGCGACGGAGGGCGGCGCAGGATAATGTTTGTTTATGGGGGGAAGGGAACTTTTGTGAACAAAAGTTCCCTTCCCCCCATACCCCCCATCCTTCAAAAAACTTTTTTTCTTACAGGACCCGACGGCCCAGGTCTAAAAAGCCTCTGTTCCAAATCACTCCGTGCCGCAAGCGCTGTCGCGCACAACGCAACCGCCGCTCTCCAGCTTTTTGTACAGCCAAGCGTAGTCCAGTCTGCCCTCACGCGCGATCTGCGCCAGTTTTCCTTGTCCGTCTTCGGCCAGACGCCGCGCCTTTTCCGCTGCTTCCTGCGCCTCCTGCGGGCGCACGGCCACCAGACCGTCGGCGTCACCCACGATGATGTCGCCGGGGCTGACCACCACATTGCCCAGGGCCACGGGCACGTTGACCGCGCCGCAGGCACTCTTGTACGGCCCGTTGGGCGAAACCGCGCGGGCGTAGACGGGAAAATCCAGCTGCCGCAATGCCGCGGCATCGCGCACGGCCCCATCAACGACAAAACCCGCCAACCCCCGACGCAGGGCCACGTTAGCCATGATCTCGCCCGTGACGGCGCGCTCCGTATACCCGGCGCAGGAAACCACCAGCACGTCGCCCGGCTGGGCGTTGTCCACAGCATAGTACAGCAACAGGTTTTCGCTGGCGGGCAGATTGACGGTATAGGCCGTGCCCAGCAGACGGGCGCGGCCAAGGGGCTTGAGGGCCGAAGGCAACGCGGCGTTGCGGCCCAGTACATCGCAGATGTCGGCCACGGCCAGATCGGTAAACAGGGACAACAATTCGGAAGCGGGACGCACAAATTCACGGGTAATGCTGTAGCGCATGGAATATCCTTTCTGAACGCGCCGCGCGCCGTTATAAGCTGTAAAAAAATGTGGAATTGGCGTGGGTGAGTATGCCCACCCTGGCGGCGGGCTTTGCGGCAAGCCAGGCGTTGAGCGTTGCTTGCGCATCGCCTTTGCGCAGCAGGCAACGGGCCACATCGGCTTCCGCAAGGTCCGTGTGCAGTACCAGCTCATGGGCAGAAGCTACGCGACCAAACAAAAAGGCTTTGTGCGCCCCCATCTGAAACTCATGTTGCGCAAAGTCCCGCATCAAATCCTGCTGACTGTGAAACCGGCACACATACTCTTCGTAACGTTCGTCGCCAATGCCTTGGGCGCACTGGGCCACCAGCAGAATTTTGCCGTCGGGGGCGGCGCAGTGGCGGGCTGCATCCAAAGCCTTCTGGGCCTGATACAGACAAATATCCTTGGGCGCGCCGCCACAGGAGGCCACCACGATGTCAAACCGCTGCTTCAGCTCATGACCATAAAGACGGCTGGTTTCCTTGGCGGCATGGCGCAGCACGGTGGACGGATCGCCCACAAACAGCGCCGCCGGCTCCTTGGCGGACGTAAGCGCCACGTTGACAGCCAGACGGACGCCCGCCAGTACGCCGGCCTCATTGAGATCCTCCCGCACCGGATTGCCTTCGATGTTGCCGGCGAAGGCCCCGTCACGGCACAGCATACTGTGGTTGCGGGCAATCATGGCGGCCGAAGCGCAGCCCACCACCACCCCTTTGGCCCCACCCGTGAATCCAGCAAACTGATGAGCGTCCACCATGCCCATGACAATCTTCAGGTCCGCATCGGCATAAGCAGCATTAATTTCCACCGGCGTGCCCCGACTCGTCACGCCCATTTGCCGCAGAGGCGAATGCTGGGCGTCATGGGCCACCACCGTGYAACCATCCAGATTTTCAGGCAGAATGCGCGCCAGCTGGGCCGCGCCCGGAGGTTCGTGCAGACCGCCGCCTACCACAATGCGCACATGCTCGTGCGGCAACTGGGGAAAAGCCCGAAAAATCCTCTCCAGCAGCGGGGGCAGCAAAAGTTTTATGGGGAAAGGCCGCGTTTCGTCCGGCACCGCAATGGCGACAGTGGCCGGCACGGCCATTTCCTCAAGGCGCGGGCAGCCCATCGGCGCGTCCAGGGCCGCGGCAAATGCGGCAACAGGATCACGCAGAGGAGGTACGTGCCGCGGCGTGACAACAGTGACCGATTGGGTGTCGGGCAGGTCGACACAAAGGCTGCCCGCGCCATATTTAATTGGATACTGCATACCTGCACCTCAGTATGGAGCGCGGAGCCAGGCGCACCGCGCTCCGAAGATTAAAAGAACAGGCCCGCAGGAGTGGGGACATTGAGCAATTTGACGAAACACACCCAAAGCAGCGTGCAGAACACCACACCGTAGAGCACGCTGAACTTGAGCAGATGCCCCAGGCCGCGCGATTTATCACCCAAAATGAGCGCCGCAACGACAAGAAAAGCCAAGGTGCTGCAAAAAAAGCCAAGAATGCTGATCAACGCCGCATATACCAGACTGAGCGCCGCGATGAGCCCCACCTTGGGCCAGGCCACAGGTTCACACTCCTCCCCCTGGGCGGATTCCCGGCGGCGTTGCCAAAACCCTTTCCCCACAAACCAGAACCCGCCCAAAGCGATAACAACCAGCAAGGCCTGGGGAAAAACGCGACTGACGCCTTCCAGTTCCGCCAACTGCACCCAAAAACCCGCGCCGATGACCAAAAAGCTCAGGCCGCAAAAAATATCAGTGCTGCTTTTACGCATGGCGGTCCTCCTCGGGGCGTTCTTCATTGCAGTGGCACTGAGCCTCACGCTCCTGTTCGCGCAGTTTCTTCAAATGCAGCAGGTAGGGCGTCGCCAACGAAAGGGCCAGGGCCACAATCAACACTTTGTTGATGGTCCCCTCAAACATGATAGCCGGCAAGCCGCCTTCCACCGAATGCGCCAGATCCAGACATTTGCCGAGGTTTTCTTCAATCATGGGACCGAGAATAACCCCCAGAGCCATGGCCCCGGTGTCCATGCCCAGCTTGCCGCCAAAAAAGCCCACAAAACCAAAGGCCAACACCACCCAGATATCCACCAGGCTGTTGGCGATGGCATATGCGCCAATATAGGACAGAACCACAATGCTGATGGCCACAAACGTCAGACGGATGGTCAGCAGCTTGGCCATACAGCGACAGAGCACAAAGCCCACGGGCACCATAAGCAGGTTGACGGCGAACTGTGAGAAAATAAAAGTGTAGGCCAGCTCGCCGGTGGCGGTAAAAATCTTGAAGCCCGGCTGGATGCCGTGGGCCATGAGCGCGCCCAGAATAACGGCAGCCACGGCGCTGCCGGGAATGCCCAGGGTCAGCATGGGAATCAGTGAACCGCCGATAACGGCATTGTTGGCGCTTTCGGACGAGGCCACGCCTTCAAGGCACCCCGCGCCGTATTTGGAAGGGTCCTTGGACCAGCGCTTACTTTCGTTATAGGCAATAATAGAAGCTATTTCACCGCCCGCACCGGGCAACATGCCCACCCAGGTGCCGATAAGCGAAGAACGCAACAGCACCTTTTTACAGCGTCCGGCCAGATAATTGAACGTACGGCGGAACGTGCCCTTGCGCGGATTGTATTCTGCCACAAAGGTTTTATCCGTGCCGATGAGATACAGCACCTGGGAAAAAGAAAACAGACCAATCATGCAAGGGATAACCGAAACGCCCTGCATGAGGGAATAGCTGCCGAAGGTAAAACGTGGCACGCCAGTATTGGGGTCAAGCCCAATGGTGGAAACCAGCAGGCCGATAGCGCCGGAAACAATGCCTTTGCCCATGTTGCCAGGGCTCATGACGGCAATGGTGCTTAAGCCAAACAAACAGAGCCAAAAATTTTCCGGCCCGCCGAAGCGTAAGGCAAAGCGGGCCAAGGCCCCGGC
The sequence above is a segment of the Desulfovibrio legallii genome. Coding sequences within it:
- a CDS encoding DegT/DnrJ/EryC1/StrS family aminotransferase, with product MDLKINFSGRAIRYTEEEIAVVVEAMRHADPLTQGEYMRAFESKFAAYQGVAQGSCFTTMNGCAALEMSAQLCCFTPGDEVVMPSHTFTASAYPYVKKGARLVWADVDLHTRVVTVADIEKALTPRTKAVVVVHLYGYVADMPEIAALCRERGLILIEDAAQAIGTEVGGKKAGSFGDMAVFSFHSHKNLTTLGEGGMLYVRDPKLAALVPALRHNGHCAYDFARPDYWKPAMGNVDMPLLDGRMLQPNNYCLGEVECALGAKLLERIDQINDEKRARALRFIDGLADFPELEFHRVDTRRHNYHLLAARMTTGPEARDRFIRAMHDDKGVKCVVQYIPLDRYDYYRRQGLGTAHCPNADAFFDSMISFPFQHWMPEEDFNYMLAASREVLAALR
- a CDS encoding cytidine 5'-phosphate N-acetylneuraminic acid synthetase, with the translated sequence MKERCIIIPAIKKNAVIPDQLVKRLAGVTLVERAINTARSVLPGTDIVVLTDSQEIALICERAGVGFRWNRDLHFTSLDIVAEMRGLLAELAAAYEHAVILRASCPLLTWVDVEDAWKKYCRSGADSLVTVKEMRQRLWNVRGEGLESLLSQDADHQGEQTLVVESRALIILRLALLRDSAGSAPLRYARGRIVPYFLNDRGIEIQGYQDWWICEHLLQRRHVVFVVAGWPAIGMGHVFRALMLAHEITNHKITFVCTRESELAVENIARRDYKIVRQGPEDLAATVLRLRPDLVVNDILNTTTAYMARLTAAGARCVNFEDEGPGADWARLIVNALYEDRRSTDRLRCGPAYFCLRDEFLAAARNSFRPQVKTVLITFGGTDQNNCSRRVLDVIEPICRAYGITIRLVAGPGYAHKQGMEAHLAALRNPLVEFTWATNVMSRMMEGADLAICSAGRTVYELAHMRVPGMVLAHHEREARHTFARPRNGFAFLGLMDRVSDAKIRNVFLAMLKTPRRQRFWSRQDALDFTGNKARVVRLMLDLLAEAPAAAPTPAPQP
- a CDS encoding cytidylyltransferase domain-containing protein, giving the protein MSAPHPHDKVVAIVQARLGSSRLPLKSLLCLRDVPLIDWVVRRLKTAARLDGLVVAVPDTPLDRVLLEHLQRRGVPCLAGPEQDVLARFCLAARQADAGLVVRVCADNPLIWGEAVDRLVDFYRAGRWDYAYNHIPRNNLWPDGLGAEILSRELLDALDAQARQTAQREHCLNYLWDNAARFRLGTFNPTEPWLQRPDLKLDVDQPQDFQRLALLPLHPDMDARAIVDACDGER
- a CDS encoding DVU0524 family FlgM-associated protein gives rise to the protein MPDTTTARLRIMLQGYEQQLLAARRLARFRVRRRLAAGEDPREPDPLPKRHATVEQVARELYDMLLYTGSDNPVVEDIRQELSQELGREVHFTYPPDGSLCILGQGPDGTGALTPEQQRAARHALWRITRRRVDKGVLRPAPGFCPGHSGAE
- the flgM gene encoding flagellar biosynthesis anti-sigma factor FlgM, giving the protein MKIDAKTYTLFDPYAAGSLDKTTQARTDAAAAAPQTEGGGDTVSVSQDALLLTEARRTAQSTPDVRADKVESLRQQVAAGTYVVDSRRIAESLVREEPGLFQL
- the hypF gene encoding carbamoyltransferase HypF, with product MSEQTLERRAFVACGQVQGVGFRPFVYRLAHEEGLTGSVGNTSDGVRMEVQGPAQAVAAFGRRLHDELPPLARLTNLRQEALPLLTGETAFRIVPSQGHSGHSVLVSPDMGLCDQCLADMRDPANPRYAYPFTNCTNCGPRYTITRAIPYDRAVTSMACFPLCPRCAAEYADPLDRRFHAQPIACPDCGPRLWFVTRPDREAGRTAPPLLAGRTAAAAAQAAICAAADLLQAGGLLALKGLGGFQLACDARQAEAVRRLRQHKQRPHKPLALMVDSLEAARSLCALTPEHEALLQSPEKPIVLCPRRANAALPPEIAPDTTQVGIMLPYTPLHAVLFDLLTARTAQPPVLVMTSANASGEPICLGNREALARLPHLADAWLLHDRDILVRVDDSVVTLQPQEEAPHAAQPLFYRRARGYVPRPVFLPPTEAPAPCVLGAGAELKATLCLTRGREAFVGQHIGDLENPATLHFYEEVAAHLEALLEVRPAALVCDLHPDFLSTRYAQERAAREGLPLWQLQHHAAHAAAVLAENGRCEPALALCLDGTGLGTDGTVWGGELLLVDLGAPRWQRLGRLAPFALPGGDAAVREPWRIALALARQAGLTGAAAPWATEAGDAARAAVQEMLRRKVNCPLTSSCGRLFDAVAATLGLCARTTYEGQAAIRLEDAARRATDVEAPTAAALRGKDAQRTSCWPWEPVRRGELWELDSAALFAQTVTAQQRGLPTGEIAARFHLSLAHGLADLAAQAAREHGVNLVGLSGGVMQNALLARLLPLTLRARGLTPLTHRELPPGDGGLSLGQAVWGRRLLATEGGAG
- a CDS encoding dimethylmenaquinone methyltransferase, which codes for MRYSITREFVRPASELLSLFTDLAVADICDVLGRNAALPSALKPLGRARLLGTAYTVNLPASENLLLYYAVDNAQPGDVLVVSCAGYTERAVTGEIMANVALRRGLAGFVVDGAVRDAAALRQLDFPVYARAVSPNGPYKSACGAVNVPVALGNVVVSPGDIIVGDADGLVAVRPQEAQEAAEKARRLAEDGQGKLAQIAREGRLDYAWLYKKLESGGCVVRDSACGTE
- the larA gene encoding nickel-dependent lactate racemase, with the protein product MQYPIKYGAGSLCVDLPDTQSVTVVTPRHVPPLRDPVAAFAAALDAPMGCPRLEEMAVPATVAIAVPDETRPFPIKLLLPPLLERIFRAFPQLPHEHVRIVVGGGLHEPPGAAQLARILPENLDGXTVVAHDAQHSPLRQMGVTSRGTPVEINAAYADADLKIVMGMVDAHQFAGFTGGAKGVVVGCASAAMIARNHSMLCRDGAFAGNIEGNPVREDLNEAGVLAGVRLAVNVALTSAKEPAALFVGDPSTVLRHAAKETSRLYGHELKQRFDIVVASCGGAPKDICLYQAQKALDAARHCAAPDGKILLVAQCAQGIGDERYEEYVCRFHSQQDLMRDFAQHEFQMGAHKAFLFGRVASAHELVLHTDLAEADVARCLLRKGDAQATLNAWLAAKPAARVGILTHANSTFFYSL
- a CDS encoding tripartite tricarboxylate transporter TctB family protein, with the protein product MRKSSTDIFCGLSFLVIGAGFWVQLAELEGVSRVFPQALLVVIALGGFWFVGKGFWQRRRESAQGEECEPVAWPKVGLIAALSLVYAALISILGFFCSTLAFLVVAALILGDKSRGLGHLLKFSVLYGVVFCTLLWVCFVKLLNVPTPAGLFF
- a CDS encoding tripartite tricarboxylate transporter permease, translated to MTEFIVPSLLNLLDPFNIILMLLGLAGGIIIGALPGLSATMGVALMVPATFAMSPTSGLVMLGAIYVGAIYGGANSAILICTPGTPSSVATTFDGWPLTKRGEADAALYTSLLSSAFGGIVGVFFLLFLAGALARFALRFGGPENFWLCLFGLSTIAVMSPGNMGKGIVSGAIGLLVSTIGLDPNTGVPRFTFGSYSLMQGVSVIPCMIGLFSFSQVLYLIGTDKTFVAEYNPRKGTFRRTFNYLAGRCKKVLLRSSLIGTWVGMLPGAGGEIASIIAYNESKRWSKDPSKYGAGCLEGVASSESANNAVIGGSLIPMLTLGIPGSAVAAVILGALMAHGIQPGFKIFTATGELAYTFIFSQFAVNLLMVPVGFVLCRCMAKLLTIRLTFVAISIVVLSYIGAYAIANSLVDIWVVLAFGFVGFFGGKLGMDTGAMALGVILGPMIEENLGKCLDLAHSVEGGLPAIMFEGTINKVLIVALALSLATPYLLHLKKLREQEREAQCHCNEERPEEDRHA